A window from Streptomyces sp. NBC_00271 encodes these proteins:
- a CDS encoding CHAT domain-containing protein translates to MVKALDGVRVIRERYEAQPEGYPIGVGPLETVWQQVDSEQISAQEGERLVSVPPFTAALSARYLKSLSDWAVDEAQRGAGKQALAMMRLLRAAALACDPVVVSAELRGWIAVAFIEGAKGVLHDAPDGGLLTEAQTLGEEALAGVGPHGEVGVRSALLFGLGTLFLHPYFTNAVLGRAEERLEPWRRRAHLQADPFAELADTEMPEPRQALHIAQAYLTRALDLTPACSRAATQKALSDVLIWRRDLGDEVDVAEIVGLCNDALAELGEEGSPGLRMSLLNSLLYFGEAVEAGDAAPVLERPLEAMIKEFGREGASYLILAAARVVGPSAPRVALEALKRSRSLFAEASEEIRIVALEYELTALTEALTPQLPLGNPLEASVGEMTRLADREGWNGARRAVALLRLASQSRNTDEEAFGLQLLDQIPETSPIVAAEHAELLAWLGTTLELNMGVNAFRARQWPECAGWYARALSGWLDLGFDGRAYDTLLRVGDIARRADEPVDVEFLMALAPNAARIETRLGDGATEVIQDLVMEAVVSMGSRGTSPEALHLLWQIAKGARLAPVLASEGRYDPAEDGYGARLLAKIDELRSGLHLAPGLTEGDPDVLLDEELALAAYARPRPSEPGGTRKEQLLNLERAYDEHLTRHLLLGTGAASSAFLGLQAVQARLGGRTVLVSLYLGRTVDGQIAVHVLYMTRDDVDVSVIPHGFPVSMVNTSGLLVNPFALIVEQVRREIQDPPLGRRTVSRDAEHTLQYYLPGLLGHLSARLEEYKATGHDHVCIVPHGPFHYFPFHLLGPAGHPLAEDFAVTYLPQLHLLGTARGNQAPARRGSALGLSFAADRRPGLAPLPEAVPEAREIAALFGCDAVVDARATEQAALAALRQSRAVHLATHGRHNVDAPAFHTLYLHPTAHTDGHLQAHELLGLDLSGLRLVTLSACETALGRFDRGDNLRGLPASFFLAGVQTLIGTLWKVRDTVSRDFFVAFYRFYLGGIPLLDAFVRAQRQTRSRYPQYRDWGAFYFAGDWAERHLSHEEQP, encoded by the coding sequence ATGGTGAAGGCTCTTGACGGCGTCCGAGTGATCCGGGAGCGCTATGAGGCGCAGCCGGAGGGCTACCCGATTGGTGTCGGGCCCCTGGAGACTGTGTGGCAGCAGGTCGACTCCGAACAGATCTCGGCGCAAGAAGGCGAACGTCTGGTCAGCGTTCCGCCCTTTACTGCCGCGCTGTCAGCCCGCTACCTGAAGTCGTTGTCGGATTGGGCGGTGGATGAGGCGCAACGGGGGGCGGGGAAGCAGGCGTTAGCGATGATGCGCCTGTTACGGGCAGCGGCCCTGGCGTGTGATCCGGTCGTGGTCTCGGCCGAGTTGCGTGGATGGATTGCCGTCGCCTTCATCGAGGGAGCGAAGGGTGTCCTGCATGACGCGCCGGATGGTGGGCTGTTGACCGAGGCGCAAACCCTCGGTGAGGAGGCGCTGGCGGGCGTGGGGCCCCACGGCGAGGTGGGCGTTCGCTCGGCGTTGCTCTTCGGGCTCGGCACCCTGTTTCTGCATCCGTATTTCACCAACGCCGTGCTCGGCAGGGCCGAGGAGCGGCTGGAGCCGTGGCGGCGTCGAGCGCATTTGCAGGCGGACCCGTTTGCCGAGCTGGCCGACACCGAGATGCCCGAACCACGCCAAGCCCTGCACATTGCACAGGCCTATCTGACGCGAGCACTTGACCTCACGCCTGCCTGCTCACGCGCTGCCACGCAAAAGGCGCTCAGCGATGTGCTGATCTGGCGGCGGGATCTTGGTGATGAGGTGGACGTGGCCGAGATCGTCGGGCTGTGCAACGACGCCCTGGCCGAGCTCGGCGAGGAAGGCAGCCCTGGGCTGCGCATGTCGTTGCTCAACTCCTTGCTGTACTTCGGTGAGGCGGTGGAAGCGGGCGACGCCGCACCGGTGTTGGAGCGTCCCCTTGAGGCGATGATCAAGGAGTTTGGGCGAGAAGGAGCCAGCTACCTCATCCTTGCTGCCGCTCGCGTGGTGGGACCGTCGGCGCCTCGTGTGGCTCTGGAGGCGCTCAAGCGCAGTCGGAGTCTGTTTGCTGAAGCGAGCGAAGAAATACGCATCGTTGCACTGGAGTACGAGCTGACCGCCCTTACCGAGGCGCTGACGCCGCAATTGCCCCTGGGAAACCCGCTGGAGGCGAGCGTAGGGGAGATGACCAGGCTTGCTGACCGCGAGGGCTGGAACGGTGCACGCCGGGCCGTGGCCCTGCTACGGCTCGCCTCCCAGAGCAGGAACACCGATGAGGAAGCGTTCGGGCTGCAACTCCTTGACCAGATTCCCGAAACGAGTCCTATCGTGGCCGCGGAGCACGCGGAGCTCCTGGCCTGGTTGGGCACGACGCTTGAGTTGAACATGGGCGTCAACGCCTTTCGAGCCAGGCAGTGGCCGGAATGCGCCGGCTGGTATGCCCGCGCGTTGTCTGGATGGTTGGACCTGGGGTTCGACGGTCGCGCGTATGACACCCTGCTCCGGGTCGGGGACATCGCCCGACGGGCCGATGAGCCGGTTGATGTTGAGTTCCTGATGGCCTTGGCGCCCAATGCCGCCCGCATCGAGACGCGGCTCGGGGACGGTGCGACGGAGGTGATCCAGGACCTCGTCATGGAGGCGGTTGTCTCCATGGGGAGTCGGGGGACGAGTCCGGAGGCGCTGCACCTGCTCTGGCAGATCGCCAAGGGCGCCCGCTTGGCGCCGGTCCTGGCGTCCGAGGGCCGGTATGACCCAGCCGAGGACGGCTACGGCGCTCGCCTGCTTGCGAAGATCGACGAGCTTCGCTCGGGCCTGCACCTCGCGCCGGGCCTGACTGAGGGTGACCCGGATGTGCTGCTTGACGAGGAATTGGCGCTGGCGGCCTACGCCCGTCCGCGGCCCAGTGAGCCGGGCGGCACACGTAAGGAACAGCTGCTCAACCTGGAGCGCGCCTACGACGAACATCTGACGCGCCACCTGCTGCTGGGGACGGGTGCGGCATCGTCGGCGTTCTTGGGACTGCAGGCCGTCCAGGCACGTCTGGGCGGTCGCACCGTGTTGGTGAGCCTTTACCTGGGCCGGACGGTGGATGGCCAGATCGCTGTCCACGTGCTGTACATGACCCGCGACGACGTGGACGTCTCGGTCATCCCGCACGGCTTCCCCGTCAGCATGGTCAACACGAGCGGTCTGCTGGTCAATCCCTTCGCCTTGATCGTCGAGCAGGTGAGGCGGGAGATACAGGACCCGCCCCTGGGCCGTCGCACGGTGTCCCGGGACGCCGAACACACCCTCCAGTACTACCTTCCCGGTCTGCTGGGGCACCTCAGCGCACGCCTGGAGGAGTACAAGGCCACAGGACACGACCATGTGTGCATCGTGCCGCACGGCCCCTTCCACTACTTCCCCTTCCATCTCCTGGGACCTGCGGGGCATCCCCTGGCGGAAGACTTCGCCGTCACCTACCTGCCACAGCTGCACCTACTCGGCACCGCCCGTGGCAACCAAGCACCTGCGCGTAGGGGCTCGGCGCTGGGCCTGAGCTTTGCCGCGGATCGAAGGCCCGGCCTTGCCCCCCTGCCGGAGGCGGTGCCTGAAGCACGAGAGATAGCGGCCCTCTTCGGCTGCGACGCCGTGGTCGACGCTCGCGCCACGGAGCAAGCCGCTCTGGCCGCTCTTCGGCAATCACGGGCCGTCCACTTGGCCACGCACGGCCGCCACAACGTGGACGCACCCGCCTTCCACACCCTGTATCTGCACCCGACGGCCCACACCGACGGCCACCTACAAGCCCACGAACTGCTCGGTCTCGACCTGAGCGGATTACGATTGGTCACGCTCAGCGCATGCGAGACGGCCCTCGGCCGCTTTGACCGCGGTGACAACCTCCGCGGTCTGCCCGCCAGTTTTTTCCTCGCCGGCGTCCAGACACTGATCGGAACCCTCTGGAAGGTCCGCGACACCGTCTCCCGCGACTTCTTTGTTGCCTTCTACCGCTTCTACCTCGGCGGCATCCCGCTGCTGGACGCTTTCGTACGGGCACAACGCCAGACGCGCTCACGCTACCCGCAGTATCGGGACTGGGGCGCCTTCTATTTCGCCGGAGACTGGGCCGAGCGCCACCTCAGCCACGAGGAGCAGCCGTGA
- a CDS encoding class I SAM-dependent methyltransferase has protein sequence MTGDVRFEPDLYRGTAGYYDRFRLPYPDAMIADLVRRIAPSGHGRLLDLACGTGQLAFPLRASFADVWCVDAEPGMTEVVRAKAIAVGAAHIRTITVGAEDLPAGPDSFESIVIGNAFHRLRPPTSRVRRAPDSASHPYGPRDSSSRRRRRLRRAGSREVVCVVFVDANVPHTNRGAVICHPSTVRRSSSSDAVQRSRGGAVSPWVASGARWCVCGRG, from the coding sequence ATGACCGGTGACGTGAGGTTCGAGCCCGATCTGTACCGCGGTACGGCCGGATACTACGACCGGTTCCGGCTTCCCTACCCCGACGCGATGATCGCCGATCTCGTACGCCGGATAGCCCCCTCGGGGCATGGGCGTCTGCTGGACCTGGCATGCGGCACCGGCCAACTCGCCTTCCCGTTGCGCGCCTCGTTCGCGGACGTGTGGTGCGTGGACGCCGAACCCGGCATGACCGAAGTGGTCCGCGCCAAGGCGATCGCCGTCGGCGCGGCCCACATTCGTACGATCACCGTCGGCGCCGAGGACCTGCCCGCCGGGCCGGACAGCTTCGAGTCGATCGTCATCGGCAATGCCTTCCACCGGCTGCGTCCGCCGACCAGCCGGGTGCGCAGGGCACCGGACTCCGCGAGCCACCCGTACGGCCCGAGAGACTCCTCCTCCAGGAGACGCCGGAGGCTGCGGCGCGCGGGGTCACGCGAGGTGGTGTGCGTGGTGTTCGTCGATGCCAACGTGCCGCACACGAACCGGGGTGCTGTGATCTGCCATCCCTCGACGGTGAGGCGGTCGAGCAGCTCGGATGCGGTGCAGCGGAGCCGGGGCGGGGCGGTGTCGCCGTGGGTCGCATCTGGCGCGCGGTGGTGCGTGTGCGGGCGAGGGTGA